A window from Camelus dromedarius isolate mCamDro1 chromosome 9, mCamDro1.pat, whole genome shotgun sequence encodes these proteins:
- the LOC105088087 gene encoding LOW QUALITY PROTEIN: histo-blood group ABO system transferase 1-like (The sequence of the model RefSeq protein was modified relative to this genomic sequence to represent the inferred CDS: inserted 2 bases in 1 codon; deleted 2 bases in 1 codon) gives MVFDQPHMLTPREDVLLVTPWLAPIICDRTFNIDILSEQFQLQNATIGLTXFAIKRYMIYLNLFLETAEMYFIMGHRVNYYIFIDQPDYVPHIHLQKGRQIVILKVQSYVSWQEVIMHHMEMISNFIEQRFQQEVDYLVCADVDMMFSDHVGVEILSSLFSILHSNFFVINWTNFPYEQWPQSQAYIPEDDGDFYYSGALSGGSVPEVYKLTKACHEAMMVDQANDIQATWHEESHLNRYQLYHKPTKVLSPEYTWDEQTSRAIWDKQVLGLPYNTTQINYQIITMKSG, from the exons ATGGTGTTTGACCAGCCACATATGCTA ACCCCTAGGGAAGATGTCCTTCTTGTGACCCCTTGGCTGGCTCCCATCATTTGCGACAGGACTTTCAACATTGACATCCTGAGTGAGCAGTTCCAGCTCCAGAATGCCACCATTGGATTAAC GTTTGCCATAAAAAGATACATGATCTACCTGAACCTGTTCCTGGAGACTGCAGAGATGTACTTCATAATGGGACACAGGGTGAACTACTATATCTTCATTGACCAGCCAGACTATGTTCCTCACATTCACCTCCAAAAAGGACGGCAGATAGTCATCCTCAAGGTCCAGAGCTATGTTAGCTGGCAGGAAGTCATCATGCACCACATGGAGATGATCAGCAACTTTATTGAGCAGCGCTTCCAGCAGGAGGTGGATTACCTCGTGTGTGCAGATGTGGACATGATGTTCAGTGATCACGTGGGTGTGGAGATCCTCTCCTCCTTGTTCAGCATCCTCCATTCTAACTTCTTTGTGATAAATTGGACAAACTTCCCTTATGAACAGTGGCCTCAGTCACAGGCTTATATTCCTGAAGATGACGGGGACTTTTATTATTCAGGGGCCTTATCTGGGGGGTCGGTGCCGGAGGTTTACAAACTCACCAAGGCCTGCCACGAGGCAATGATGGTTGACCAGGCCAATGACATCCAGGCCACGTGGCATGAGGAGAGCCACCTGAACAGATACCAGCTTTACCACAAACCTACCAAGGTGCTGTCCCCTGAATACACGTGGGATGAACAGACATCAAGGGCTA